In Labeo rohita strain BAU-BD-2019 chromosome 8, IGBB_LRoh.1.0, whole genome shotgun sequence, the genomic window ACGCTCGAACGCGCTATCTTTTCCCGCCAGCGCTGAGTTGCGCGCGTCTGACTCCCACAGTTGTTCCGCGTGCTCGTCCAGTGCGCTTTTCTCCGCTCTTGCATCTTTCTGCTCCATCACCGACTCCTCCGACTCCACAAACGGCGTGTTCACTTCTTCATCTAAAAACTGCTTAAGACTCTGCTATAAAAAAGTACATGATTATAGCCAGAGTCTAAATCACGTTTAAGAGCGAGCTAAGCCTGAAAGACTCACCTGTAAACTGGTAACTGGTTTGGCACCGACCAAGTTTAAAAGTAGAAGTGAAGACACGCAGAAAATAGAGATGTTGGCAATCATTGTTGATGAAGTATTCTGGAGGTCAGCACTCTTCAGCGGTGGTTGTGCGCGGCTCGTTCACTTTTCGCTCGTACCCAAGCAGCGTGTCCAGGTGAGCGCTTTTATTTCGCCGATTTCGTCACGGTCACCCAGGAAAATCCAGCAAACCCTACGGGGAGGGCTCTTTATGTTCGTCAGGATCCCACCTCGTTGAAAGAACATTACAGTGCTGACGTGCAGGAGGCTCCTTCCAATTGTCAAAGCATTAGATGTCAAGTGGACGGTACAGGCAATAGTCATCCTGCTCGAACAGTCTAAAGCTTTTTCTATCCTATACTTTGTGCATTTAGTGCAAGGCAAGTTACCGTAAGATTAAGTAATGGAATATTTTACCTGGACAGAAGTCAAATGTTTGGTCTTTGATATTTTCATTTGCAATAGCCTATGTTCTTAAATGAGGCATGAAGCAAAACATCCAGCACAGCAAATGTAAGAAAAGATGAGACTGAAAAACATTCATAGGTGTATCCTTCATTTACATATGATGGATAGAATAAAAATGGCTTTTGGAGCAGCTTCCAAAATAGTGAAAAAACTTTGTTTATACAGAGAAATAATCATTGTGGTTGAATTCGTTCTAGATCATTAGAGGTGACATCATGATGTTTTGGAAGCTTGCCTGAGTTTCCTTAGGAGGTAAACAAACACTGCCTTCAGTTTTGGACGGCCATTGTCAGTCACTTCAGTTTCCTAGATTTCACGCAGGCAGTGTGTGGTTAACTCTCAGTCTGGGAAAGTCTTCTCAAAAGCAACCGCTCGCTTGTTCTCAAGGCGATGTGAATGCACAGCAGTCGGATTTTTATGTAGTGATGCAACAGTTTCTTTACACACAAAGATGaccaaacaaaacagaagaaatGTCTTTTAAGAAGGCTTCAAATAATAGAACCACAGAATCcaaatcttaaagggatagttcacacaaaaatgaaagttaccccatgatttactcacccttaagccatcctaagtgtatgtttttcttctttcagacgaatactttcggagttatattaaaaatatcttggctcttccaaggtttataatggaagtgaatgggtgttgagattttgaagtctaataaagtgcaccCACCCATCATAAGAAGTACTCTGTATTGCTCTGGAGGGTTAAtcaaggccttctgaagtgaactgatgcatttgtgtaagaaaaatatccgttttataaactgtaatctctagctttccCTGATTGTcatacatgcatgcatgagagagtggtgttccagcagatgacataaCACAGAAGTGACAAACACAAAagtgcagaggagagagcaaaacaaaacaccagtcaagAATCAGAGGTACAAAAGGAGTATTTTAGTGTAGGACGAGAGGAAACTGATTTtactttgctgtaaacaaaacttggttctcgctagactagcatattctcatcAGCGCTTATGCGACgcctacgtcctacgtcatccgctgaaACGCCACTCACTTGTGAACACATGCATATGACAgctagtggaagctagagattgaagtttatagttttaaatgtggatatttttcttacataaatgCATCGTTTCATATCCGGAGaagtgtggagcactttttatgatggatggtgcacttcaaaatctcaacagccgttcactgctattataaagcttggaagagccatgacattttttaatacaactctaaattgtattcgtctgaacgaggaaagtcatatacacctgtcttgagggtgagtaaatcatggggtaattttttttgggtgaactatccctttaagctgaTTTTCCCATATGTATGACAGGCTTTCACGCCCACTTGTATTTGGTGGATATTTGAAACAAAGAAACCACAAAGACATACAACACAGGTCTCACTAATGGAAAGCAATTTCTACACTAGAATACgttttaaaggtgaagtccacttccagaacaaaaattcacagataatttactcacccccttgtcatccaagatgttcatgtctttctgtcttcagttgtgaagaaattatgttttttgaggaaaacatttcaggatttttctccatatagtggaccttATTGGTGCccttgagtttgaacttccaaaatgtagcttaaatgcaacttcaaaggctctaaacgatcccagccgaggaagaagggtcttatctagcgaaacgattggttatttaaaaaaaaaaaaaaaacatttgacatacttttaaacctcaaatgcttgtcttgtctaggtctgcatgaactctgttttttccggttcaagacagttaaaaactcccatctcattttcttttccaacttcaaaatcgtcctacatcacttttttaccttttctgtttgaccttctttgcaccctaactgtcttcaaccagaatacacagagttcacgcagacctagacaatGTGAGCGTTTGagggtaaaaagtatataaattgtaattttttttttgaaaataactgactgtttcgctaagacctttattccttggctgggatcatttagagtctgTTGAAGCTGCATctaaggggagacactgcaggcaaaaacactgttttttcatgcacctgttaaatttaagattttgggctttttgttttttcagactacagtaaagaaacattcaaaagacactgttaagtgttttttttatagcactttatctatttgtgtcaatagatttcaattacaatacatatttttaaaggcggTTTTCCcgaaattagtttttttctccTATTCTGAGCCATAAATGTCCACTTCAGTAGCatttacacacaccaaactttattcctgtctatatcttGAAGGTTTTACAGAGgaatttgttcatatataatttgcttgattatatacaacatataatatattttattcctcaaaaatatttgaaaatatttgtgttctgtttgttttaaatattttctgaattTAAAGAGACAAAATGAGATACCAAAAAATCCCCtctgcaaaaacatttgactctaatatgtcaaaaaaaaaaaaaaaaccaagaattttgaaactgacttcatccagtgtttagatttttgtactagacaattatgcaaattagcacatatttcattaaataatgcctcatttacatatttaaacctaacattttagaaaacttgtaatacaaaaaatgtttgcaattatcaatgtaatcaatcaactgggtaagtaagACGATAACtatgtgttatatatatttttttttcaccctgttcacctgcagtgtctcgccttaaactgcattttggaagtttaaactcaggggcaccattgaagtccactatatggagaggaatccagaaatgtttttctcaaaaaacataatttctttacaactgaagaaagaaagacatgaacatattggatgacaaaattatcagtaaatttttgttctggaagtgaacttatcctttaattTTCTCAAAAAGTGTAAACACAATGACTTTATGGGTTTATGAGAACATTTTGTTTAGTCCTGGCATAGCAACATTGTCTCAGCCAATAGTGAGAGTTTGTTGTGAGACTGTGCAACCAATAGCAGACCGCAGAAACGtttgggaaacctgtttgaaaacaagcattgtttttacatttgcttTGGTGACGCCAGTGGTTCAGAATGTACACACCTCAGCTTTAACCCATCATTGTCGCTCATTGCTTTCACATTGTCTGCTGGCTGCGTTTATTATATTCTGTCATATTTCATTCGGGCAGCTCTTAACTTCGTGCACAGTTCACTGAGCACTGCTCTTTCCCTGATGAGAAGCCAATGGGGCTAATTAAGATTTTAATGACAGGCTGCACTGCAGTCTGTTccaaatgtcatttatttgcTCAGATTATATTCATAATGTGTAATGAATGTGTTACAAACAAAATGATCAGCAAACCGCAAATCATAATTCAGTATTTGTTGTCTTTTTGAAAACGTCTCATTTCAACATAAGCCGTTTCGACAAGACAGTTAgtgtttaaaaatttttataGCCACATGTTATTAGGCTTGCGGAGGGAAAGATATCTTCCAGATGGCCTCCGACCTGTTTTCCTAATAGCTGTGCTAGATGCCGATGGCCGCTAAAATGCTAATCAGTCCCTGTTTGCTTTCATACTGTGCTCCAGTAGAAAGCTAGCAAGAGATCATCAGTCAAGCCCTGGCCACCTGTCCTCCTCATGCTGGGTGGAAAGCAGCCTCGGGGCTTTATTGGTTTGAGCCAGGCCTCTCTTGATGTTCAACCCAAACCTGAGTAGCCAGCGGCTGTGTTAGAAGGATGAGATACATTTATCTTAAAGTTTCTGCCTCACCCTCCCTTGATCTTGAGACTCAAATGGAAATTTTTACAGGCTTTAACTGCTCACAGGCTGCATGTTTGAGATCTCTGTTCACAAAAGtggtttacaaaaaaaaaaaaggaatagtCTGTGTTCATTACAAGTTAAAGAAGAGGTAAATtattttgtgtctgtgtgttacACAATTTTTCAAAGGATTATTGATTTCAGCaaactcctaaaaataaacCCTAAAAATGCTCTAATTTGTTTAGCCATGGtttcatttctttaatatttaatatttattgtaatattttaatatttatatttattataaagacCATATATCAAAcccatgtgtttgtttgtttgtgtttacaaCTTAATTTCTCATTAAACAAAGGCTAAATTAGCTATGATATGAAGGTATACAATACCAGTTAAAAGAtcttgaacagtaagactttttgttttttaaagaagtctcttctgctcatcaagcctacatttgatttaattttgaaatatctttacaacttaaaataactgttttctatttgaatacattttaaaatgtaatttattcctttaatttaaagcttattttttagcatcattactccagtcatatgatctttcagaaatcattccaatattttgatttgctgctcaaaaagctgatctttggatttattaattaaaaaaaaaaaaaaaaaaacaaaaacaaaaacaaaactgtttaaatattaatactattaataataatgataataataataatcaatgtaCAGCAATCAATCATCATTTCTGatggattatgtgacactgaagactggaacaATGATGCAATGATGAAAATGTAGATTcgctcacaggaataaataacattttacaaattacataaaatatattaaaacagaaaacagttattttaaatggtaaaaatattttactatttttgctgtactttggatcaaataaataaaaacaggcttggtaagcagaagagacttggaaatcttactattcaaaaagaCTGCTAAGttttgcttaaaggagaagtccacttccagaacaaaaatttacagataatttattcacccccttgtcatccaagatgttcctgtctctttcttcagtcataaaga contains:
- the nppal gene encoding natriuretic peptide A-like isoform X1, yielding MIANISIFCVSSLLLLNLVGAKPVTSLQQSLKQFLDEEVNTPFVESEESVMEQKDARAEKSALDEHAEQLWESDARNSALAGKDSAFERLLGDLLSTSKRSWSRFKKGGLRSCFGVRLERIGSFSGLGC
- the nppal gene encoding natriuretic peptide A-like isoform X2, whose protein sequence is MIANISIFCVSSLLLLNLVGAKPVTSLQSLKQFLDEEVNTPFVESEESVMEQKDARAEKSALDEHAEQLWESDARNSALAGKDSAFERLLGDLLSTSKRSWSRFKKGGLRSCFGVRLERIGSFSGLGC